In Oscillatoria sp. FACHB-1406, one DNA window encodes the following:
- the dapF gene encoding diaminopimelate epimerase: MSVEFSKYHGLGNDFILIDNRHRSEPILTPEQAAKMCDRHFGIGADGVIFALPGQDGTDYTMRIYNSDGSEPEMCGNGIRCLARFLAELEGSEIVGKQYRIHTLAGEIRPTLEANGRVTVDMGLPQLLAAEIPTTLAAADEKAIDCPLEVEGKTWQVTCVSMGNPHCITFVDNVAQIPLESIGPKFEHHPVFPQRTNTEFIEVVKSDYLKMRVWERGAGITLACGTGACASVVAGVLNGRCDRACTVELPGGPLELHWSEETQRVYMTGPAERVFQGKYN, translated from the coding sequence ATGAGCGTTGAGTTTAGTAAATATCACGGTCTGGGCAATGACTTCATCTTAATCGATAATCGCCATCGCTCCGAGCCGATTTTAACCCCCGAACAAGCCGCTAAAATGTGCGATCGCCATTTTGGGATCGGCGCGGATGGGGTAATTTTTGCTCTCCCCGGACAAGACGGAACCGATTACACCATGCGGATCTACAACAGCGATGGCTCGGAACCGGAAATGTGCGGCAACGGCATTCGCTGTCTGGCGCGCTTCCTCGCCGAACTCGAAGGCAGCGAAATCGTCGGCAAACAATACCGCATTCATACCCTCGCTGGCGAAATCCGCCCCACCCTAGAGGCGAACGGGCGCGTTACCGTCGATATGGGACTGCCCCAACTGCTAGCCGCTGAGATTCCTACCACCCTCGCCGCCGCCGACGAAAAAGCGATCGACTGTCCCCTCGAAGTCGAAGGAAAAACTTGGCAAGTAACTTGCGTCAGCATGGGCAACCCGCACTGTATTACTTTTGTTGATAATGTCGCCCAAATCCCCTTAGAAAGCATCGGGCCGAAATTCGAGCATCATCCCGTCTTCCCCCAGCGTACCAATACCGAGTTTATCGAAGTGGTGAAATCGGATTACCTGAAAATGCGCGTTTGGGAACGGGGGGCCGGGATTACTCTCGCCTGCGGGACGGGGGCTTGTGCCTCCGTTGTGGCGGGCGTATTAAACGGACGGTGCGATCGCGCCTGCACCGTCGAACTTCCCGGCGGCCCCCTCGAGTTACACTGGTCGGAGGAGACGCAGCGGGTTTATATGACCGGCCCCGCCGAGCGAGTGTTTCAGGGAAAATATAACTAG
- a CDS encoding RNA-binding protein hfq — MNEADTGLPNFRQVQGFIKENQAVELKLLTGDLISGRVFWQDLHCICVRDESEQLVTIWRHAIAYLKLKN, encoded by the coding sequence ATGAATGAAGCTGATACGGGATTGCCAAATTTTCGCCAAGTTCAAGGGTTTATTAAGGAGAACCAAGCGGTCGAGCTTAAGCTGCTGACGGGCGACCTGATTTCCGGTCGGGTGTTTTGGCAAGATTTACATTGCATTTGCGTGCGCGATGAGTCCGAGCAGTTAGTGACGATTTGGCGACACGCGATCGCCTATCTCAAGTTGAAAAATTAA
- a CDS encoding M23 family metallopeptidase: protein MTSYFSLPLKLTSAAVAGFTLAASPALALEVTVNPTNPRLGDTISTVIQLEDSASPPTVTLNGQSYAAFQIGGNRYRALLPTTPLDRPGSRSVQVEGDGQTRNLNLQLRDRDFAVQRIRVAGGGDNATEMELARVAAFKALVTPEKFWSGPFLKPTSGSVSTEFGVRRYYNGVFAQDYYHRGVDYAASTGTPVIAPAGGRVALVGRESEGFRLHGNVVGIDHGQGVVSIFLHLSRINVKEGDVVRAGQQIGAVGSTGAATGPHLHWGLYVNGSAIDPVPWRYTGIE from the coding sequence ATGACCTCTTATTTTTCCCTTCCCCTCAAACTGACGAGCGCTGCGGTTGCTGGTTTCACCCTCGCCGCTTCACCCGCTTTAGCGCTAGAAGTCACGGTTAACCCCACGAATCCTCGCCTCGGCGATACGATTTCAACGGTTATCCAACTCGAGGATTCCGCCTCGCCCCCAACGGTAACGTTGAACGGTCAATCCTACGCCGCCTTCCAAATCGGCGGCAATCGCTATCGCGCCCTTCTACCCACGACTCCCCTCGACCGTCCCGGTTCGCGATCGGTGCAGGTTGAAGGAGATGGGCAAACGCGCAATCTGAATTTGCAATTGCGCGATCGCGATTTTGCCGTACAGCGGATTCGCGTTGCGGGCGGCGGCGACAATGCTACGGAAATGGAGTTGGCGCGGGTAGCAGCGTTTAAAGCGCTGGTTACGCCAGAGAAGTTTTGGAGCGGTCCTTTTCTCAAACCGACTTCGGGTTCGGTTTCGACGGAGTTTGGGGTACGCCGTTACTATAATGGCGTATTCGCGCAGGATTATTACCATCGCGGCGTGGATTATGCGGCGAGTACCGGAACGCCGGTGATTGCGCCAGCGGGCGGGCGAGTTGCTTTAGTGGGGCGCGAGTCTGAGGGGTTTCGCTTGCATGGAAATGTAGTGGGAATCGACCACGGACAGGGCGTGGTTAGTATTTTCCTTCATCTGAGTCGGATTAATGTTAAGGAAGGCGATGTCGTGCGTGCGGGGCAGCAAATCGGGGCAGTTGGCTCGACGGGGGCGGCAACCGGGCCGCATTTGCATTGGGGGCTATATGTGAATGGGAGCGCGATCGATCCGGTTCCTTGGCGCTATACAGGAATTGAGTGA
- a CDS encoding late competence development ComFB family protein yields MSIEEIVEQALQDGYLTPTMEAEVGRICDTASELTIEEYMALDRLMGSLLTGEVVAVPRKQFINVMEELVLSESITRVAEIEATSDSVLDVGDIAAYALNRLPPLYATTEEGASFQRSKAKQELQELIDQQIDEAISRNLDRPDVNVGKEPIKANLKPSNVETLKQVSSLLQSYAPNFEGQTTSN; encoded by the coding sequence ATGAGTATTGAAGAAATTGTGGAACAAGCATTGCAGGACGGCTATCTTACTCCAACGATGGAAGCGGAAGTGGGTCGCATCTGCGATACGGCTTCGGAGTTAACAATTGAAGAGTATATGGCGCTCGATCGCTTGATGGGATCGCTGCTGACCGGAGAAGTGGTAGCTGTTCCGCGCAAACAATTTATTAACGTGATGGAAGAGTTGGTGCTGAGCGAATCAATTACGCGCGTTGCCGAGATCGAAGCGACTAGCGATAGCGTTTTGGATGTCGGCGATATTGCGGCCTACGCCCTCAACCGCTTGCCGCCCCTTTATGCAACCACCGAGGAAGGCGCGAGTTTCCAACGCAGCAAAGCCAAACAAGAACTTCAGGAGTTGATCGACCAGCAAATTGATGAAGCCATCTCGCGCAACCTCGATCGCCCCGATGTTAATGTCGGTAAAGAACCAATTAAAGCTAACCTGAAACCCTCAAACGTGGAAACGCTCAAGCAAGTTAGCAGCTTGTTGCAATCGTATGCCCCTAATTTTGAGGGACAAACAACCTCAAATTAA
- a CDS encoding sigma-70 family RNA polymerase sigma factor, which translates to MNQSISAAPWSTGKGQAISPSLPEVVVSPPDKLPNYDLILRCQEGLRPDRAAFAELLRRYNPHVEKILYHLAPDWQDRADLTQEVWIRVYRNVKRLQEPAKFKGWLSRIATNLFYDELRKRKRVAPPLSLDAPRTMDDGEMSWEIAADAPSPEDSLATREFYEKLQGAIAELPEAFRTTIILREIQGLAYEEIAEITGVSLGTVKSRIARARTRLQSELQPYLDGQ; encoded by the coding sequence ATGAATCAATCAATTTCTGCTGCACCCTGGTCAACTGGTAAGGGCCAAGCCATCAGCCCCTCTCTTCCCGAAGTCGTGGTGTCCCCTCCCGATAAACTGCCGAACTACGATTTGATTTTGCGCTGTCAGGAAGGCCTCAGACCTGACCGCGCAGCTTTTGCTGAGTTGCTGCGTCGTTACAATCCTCACGTCGAGAAGATTCTCTATCATTTAGCGCCGGATTGGCAAGATCGCGCCGACCTCACGCAGGAAGTTTGGATTCGCGTTTACCGCAATGTTAAGCGCTTGCAAGAACCGGCGAAGTTTAAGGGGTGGTTGAGTCGCATTGCGACTAACTTGTTTTATGACGAACTGCGCAAGCGCAAGCGCGTTGCGCCGCCGCTGTCGCTCGATGCGCCCCGCACGATGGATGACGGCGAGATGAGTTGGGAAATTGCCGCAGATGCCCCGAGTCCGGAAGATAGCCTAGCGACGCGAGAGTTTTACGAAAAGCTGCAAGGTGCGATCGCGGAATTGCCGGAAGCCTTTCGCACGACGATTATCCTCCGAGAAATTCAAGGCTTAGCTTACGAGGAAATTGCAGAAATTACCGGCGTTTCCCTCGGAACGGTTAAATCGCGAATTGCCCGGGCAAGAACTCGACTGCAATCGGAACTTCAGCCGTATCTCGACGGTCAGTAA
- a CDS encoding Fis family transcriptional regulator, producing the protein MSSQFNFNTRKSMPSATDKMMTLDSSGRDRFELLSAYLDGEATAAERQQVQHWLDRDPEVQQLYRRLLALRRGFQTLPTPVPAQSSDEIARGVFQRLRKRQLKRTAVLGGGAIAAVLVGTLSSLLSSGQTPGLKFAESNPSLYTAAISSSPIDGEMLKIAIDRPVVEIPKAAVSTDLKKTEP; encoded by the coding sequence ATGAGTTCTCAATTCAACTTTAACACTCGAAAATCCATGCCCTCGGCGACGGATAAAATGATGACTCTCGATAGCTCTGGACGCGATCGCTTCGAGCTACTCAGCGCGTACCTCGACGGCGAAGCAACGGCAGCGGAACGCCAGCAAGTCCAGCATTGGTTAGATCGCGATCCGGAAGTTCAACAACTTTACCGCAGACTGCTCGCTCTGCGCCGAGGATTTCAAACGCTCCCAACTCCGGTTCCCGCGCAATCGAGCGACGAAATCGCGCGCGGGGTGTTCCAACGCCTTCGCAAACGCCAACTCAAGCGTACAGCCGTTTTGGGCGGCGGCGCGATCGCGGCGGTTCTTGTGGGGACGCTCTCGAGCTTGCTCTCGAGCGGACAAACCCCGGGCCTAAAATTTGCCGAATCTAACCCATCGCTCTACACCGCTGCGATTTCTTCCTCTCCGATTGACGGCGAAATGTTGAAGATTGCGATCGATCGCCCCGTGGTGGAAATTCCTAAAGCTGCCGTCTCCACAGACCTTAAGAAGACCGAGCCTTAG
- the pheA gene encoding prephenate dehydratase, translating to MGISLAYLGPPGTNSEAAALAYSEANPGEEVLLCPYPDIARTLRSVAQGEADLAIVPIENSIGGSVAISLDLFWELDGLQIQQALILPIAHVLLSRAESLEAIAKVYSHPQAIAQCQRWLERSLPQAQLVAMNSTTEALDYLDRDLTAAAIASPRAAHLYELPILAGDISDFPGNCTRFWVVGLQPSTGGSHISLAFGTAANVPGALVKPLQIFAKRSINMSRIESRPTKRLLGEYIFFIDLEVDATQPHIQAALAELAEYATPLKIFGNYDVVALPPCSLT from the coding sequence ATGGGGATTTCTTTGGCTTACCTGGGGCCACCGGGTACAAATTCAGAAGCGGCTGCTTTGGCTTATAGCGAGGCAAATCCTGGCGAGGAGGTTTTGCTTTGTCCTTACCCGGATATTGCGCGAACGTTACGCAGCGTGGCGCAAGGGGAAGCAGATCTCGCGATTGTGCCGATCGAAAATTCCATCGGCGGTAGCGTGGCGATCTCGCTGGATTTGTTTTGGGAGTTGGATGGGTTGCAAATTCAGCAGGCGTTGATTTTGCCGATCGCTCACGTTCTTCTGTCGCGCGCGGAGTCTTTGGAGGCGATTGCGAAGGTGTATTCCCATCCGCAAGCGATCGCGCAATGCCAAAGGTGGTTGGAACGCAGTTTGCCGCAAGCGCAGTTAGTGGCGATGAATTCGACGACGGAAGCGCTGGACTACCTCGATCGCGATTTGACGGCGGCTGCCATTGCTTCCCCTCGCGCTGCCCATCTCTACGAACTTCCCATCCTAGCGGGCGATATTAGCGATTTTCCCGGCAATTGCACGCGCTTTTGGGTGGTTGGCTTGCAACCCAGCACGGGCGGCAGTCACATTTCCCTCGCTTTCGGCACGGCGGCGAATGTACCGGGCGCGCTGGTTAAACCCCTACAAATCTTTGCCAAACGCAGCATTAATATGAGTCGCATCGAGTCGCGCCCGACGAAACGACTCTTGGGCGAGTATATCTTTTTCATCGACCTCGAGGTGGATGCAACGCAACCTCACATCCAAGCCGCCCTCGCCGAACTCGCCGAATATGCCACCCCGCTCAAGATTTTTGGCAATTACGATGTCGTTGCGCTCCCACCTTGTTCCCTGACCTAA
- a CDS encoding RNA 2'-phosphotransferase produces MNPSRLIKISRYLSKHLRHQPERLGLTLAAGGWVEVDKLLAACNENQFPLTRAELEEVVAKNDKQRFSFDETKTLIRANQGHSVEVDLQLKAQIPPDILYHGTPKQTVPLIFESGLKKMARHHVHLSSDIATAIKVGARRGYPVVFAIDAATMQKEGFIFYCSDNGVWLVDSVPTQYLKPIPF; encoded by the coding sequence ATGAACCCTTCCCGCCTCATTAAAATTAGTCGATACTTGAGCAAACACTTGCGCCATCAACCGGAACGCTTGGGATTAACGCTAGCGGCGGGGGGATGGGTTGAAGTGGATAAATTATTAGCAGCGTGTAATGAAAATCAGTTTCCTTTAACGCGCGCCGAACTCGAAGAAGTCGTAGCAAAAAATGACAAACAACGTTTTTCTTTCGATGAAACAAAGACTTTAATTCGCGCTAACCAAGGACATAGCGTTGAAGTTGACCTTCAACTCAAAGCGCAAATTCCACCCGATATTTTGTACCACGGAACGCCCAAACAAACCGTTCCGCTGATTTTTGAATCGGGTTTAAAAAAGATGGCAAGACATCACGTTCATCTCTCGTCAGACATTGCAACGGCGATAAAAGTGGGCGCGCGGCGGGGCTATCCGGTAGTATTCGCGATCGATGCTGCTACCATGCAGAAAGAAGGTTTTATCTTTTATTGTTCCGATAATGGCGTGTGGTTAGTCGATAGCGTTCCGACGCAATATCTTAAACCCATTCCGTTCTAG